The genome window GGTACAGTTCCTTGGGAAAATTGAGATCAAGATAAGACCTGATCGCCAGGATAAGCTGCCCCAGCTCAACCGGATTGCGGTCAACGAAATGATAGGTCTCACCGGAGAACTCGTCCCGGTTTTCCAGGATATAATGGACAAAGGGCGGGATTTTCTTGGAGTTGGTATAGGAATGCATCACCCCCCGCCGGGTCGGCAGGAACAGCATGGCCTGGTCAACGATGGAAAAAAGCATCCGCTGGAAGCCCTGGATCTTATGGTCGTGTTTGCCGTAGACCACCCCCAGCCGGATAATGGTGCAGTCGAGCCCCCTGGTCTCCCCCAGGTGCCTGAGGGTCATCTCAGCCATCAGTTTTGATCTGGGATAAAAGGGCAGGTCCGCGGTCAGGGGACTATGGTCCTGCTCGGTAAAATTCTCGCCCATGGGCAGGGTGGCGGCCGAACTGAAGTGGATATAGGGGATCTTCAGGGCCATGGCCACCTTGGCCAGGTTGATGCTTCCCAGGTAATTGGTCTCATAGGAAAGCCGGGCATCGCTGTTGATGGCGCTGACCGCGCAGTTGATAATGAAATCCGGCTTGTATCTCTGGAAGTATATCCGGATATCCTCGGGTTCCCTGAGGCTGAGCCGTTTACTGTTCGGGGCGATGACTTCAACTTCGTTCCGGGTTTCTGTTTTGAAATAATGCATCAGGGCGCCGCCGATCAGCCCGGAACCGCCGATCAGCACCCCAAAGGTTCTCGTGCTGATATCAACGATCCGGCCCGGCCGCTTGAGCCTTTTCAACAGGGCCACCGGCTGTTGGAAATCAGGCCCCTCTTCCCCAAGCACCAGGTTGTAGAAATCGCACGCCTTGCAGGCGTCACTTTTCTTGGCAAAGGTCCCCTGCACCCGGCCGCCGCAGAAGGTGCCGGCCACTGTCCAGCAGGCCCTGCCGGAATATCTGCCGCCATGCACCCCGTTGAGCCGGTTCTCCCTGGCAGCCGGGCATATTCCCAACTCATCGGTGGAGGTGCGGCCCGGGCCCCGGCCGCATTTTTTAAATTCCCAGCAATTTAATTTCTTCAGCGTCATCTTGGCCTTCGTGTTTCCAGCATCCGCTCCATTAAGCCGGCCATGCCCGGCCCTCTGCCCCTGTCCCTCCCATTATAACACGTGTCAACCATGATGTCCCAATTCCTGTCCGGAACCTGGCCGCCGGAGCATGAATCCGAACGGCTGCTGTCAAGGATAAAGATTTGACCCCAACCGCCCTCGACTCAATTAAGACTTGACCGGGCAGCGCCAACCAGGTGATACTCTGATCTAAGTTTTCACAGGCAAGGAGTGTGCTCAACAGGTGGTCGCGCCACCCTGCGAGTGGTTACGATCAGGCATCTCGGTTCAATCACGCTGTTTTCTCGATCCGGCGCCGGTGCTGTTTATGAAAAAACTGAATTGCTGGGAATTTAAAAAATGCGGCAGAGAGCCCGGCGGCGTCAAGGTATCCGAACTGGGGGTCTGCCCGGCCTCCACTGAAACACGGGTTGACGGCGTTAACCACGGCGACAAGGGCGGCCGGGCCTGCTGGGCGGTTTCCGGCACCTTCTGCAAGGGCAAGATAGAGGGGACCTTTTCATCCAAGGCATCCAGTTGCATGCTCTGTGATTTCTACAAAAAGGTCTGCCGGGAGCAGGGCAGCGAGTTCAAGGGGGCCGGTTTTATCCTGGAGATCCTGAGAAAGTCGGCGGGACCGGACCGGGGCTCCTGATCAATCACAGGTTGACCAGCATGTCTGGACCATATTTTAGGCCGCAGCCACAACGAACAATGAAAATCTTTACGGACAACGAGCTTCGTCCGGCACGACTTTCATATAAAGTAACCGCTGGATTCCACACCCCGTGACCAGTCAGCTTAACATAAAATGAATATTCGCCTGCAACGCAAAATCGACAGGACAGCGGGCTCCTTTCTCTGCGGTCTCCTCTCTCTGCTGCCCCGGAGAGAACCGACCTCCCGGACCCGGAAGCCCGAAAGAATACTGGTGATCATCCTTTCGGAGATGGGCAGCCTGGCCCTGGCCCGCCCCATGTTCGAGACCATCAGGCAGAACTATCCAACCGCATCGCTGTCCGTATTGATGTTTGAGAAGAACAGGGAGTTTCTGGAAATCCTCGACCTGGTCCCGGCCGGCAACATCCTGACCATCAGGGACTCTTCGTTGCCAGCCATGGCACTGGACAGTCTTGGCGCGATTAAGAGGATGCGGCGGCAAAGAATCGATACGGTCATTGACTGTGAACTTTTTTCCCGGATAAGCAGCATCTTCTCCTTTATGAGCGGCGCCCGGATCCGGGTGGGATTTCACCCCCACACCCAGGAAGGGCTTTACCGGGGCAGTTATATCAACCGGCCGGTTCCCTATAATCCCTATCAGCACATCTCCCAGCAGTTCGTTACCATGGCCGATGCCATTGAGTCGGACCAGGTGCCCAGGTCAAAACGGCTGGTGGGAGAAAACCTGTACCGGTTGCCACCGGCACAGGTCGGCCCGGATGAACTGAAAGGTTTCAACACCCGCCTGCACAACGACTTTCCGGCGATCGCCGACAGGAAACTGGTCCTGCTCTATCCCGGCGGCGGTCTGCTGCCGATCAGGGCCTGGCCCATTGACAAGTATTGCCGGGTGGCGGCCGAGCTTATCCGGCAGGGCCATACAGTGGGGATCATCGGACTGCCCGGGGATAAAGAAACAGCCGCCAGGATTCTCGCCTTCTGCCGTTCGGAACACTGTATCGACCTGACCGGCTACACCGTCACGGTCCGCGAGGTCATAGTGCTGTTCAACCTGGCCGCGCTGCTCATAACCAATGACGGCGGCCCGGGCCATTTTGCCGCCTTGACCCCGATTCCATTCATAATCTTTTATGGACCGGAGACCCCGGTGCTGTACGCACCCCTGGCCGCCAGGGCCAGGATATTTTATGTTCCCCTGGCCTGCTCGCCCTGCCTGACTGCCTATAACCACCGGGATTCTCCCTGCGACGGCAACAATCTCTGCCTGCGGGCCGTCCGGGTCAAGGAGGTCCTGGCCGCGGCCAGGGAACTGCTTGGCGGCCCCCTCCCCGGCATCGGACCTGCAACCTCAACCGGCATGGCCGGACCGGGGTTCGGACCGCAGCCACAACAAAGCAGTAAAAATCTCCCGCCAGGCGCAGGCCTTGTTCGGAACAACCTTCATATAAACCACTAAACCATCAGGAATTCCTTACCATTGCCAAAAAACAACATCACATCGAAAAATCCCAGCGTGGATGCACAAAAGGTTTTTGTCAAACCGGACAACAGCGTGGATATCCAGTGCCCCCGCTGTTTTCGTTCAAAAACCGTTCGCATCGGCCAGTTGATCCCCAACAAGCATCTCCTGAAGATCAGGTGCGTCTGCAACACCGTTTTCACCGTTGCCCTGGAGTTCAGGAAACAGTACCGTAAGGAGACCCGGCTCAATGGCTGCTATCGCAACCTCACCGAGCCGGACGAGATCCGGGAAAAGGCCGCGGCCCAGCCCGAGGTGCTTGTCCACTACGGCGGAGGCAACGAGAGAAGGACACCGGCCAACTGCACCATCGCCAACCTGTCCCGGGGCGGAGTGGGCATCATCGTCAAGGTTCCGCACAACATCCGGGCCGGCCATGAACTTTACGTCGAATTCGCCCTGGACAACTCAGTGGGCTCGATAATCGAAAAGAATGTCCTGGTCAGGGTGGTCAACCACGACTATGTCGGTTGCCAGTTCACCGATCCGGACCAGTTTGACGCCACCCTGGGCTTTCATCTGCTGTGATCAAGGGTCAGGAGTCCTCTGTCCTCTGTCCTCTATCTAAACCGGTACCATGGGCAGATAATCCGGCTCCCAGAACATCTTGTTGATCAACTCCTCCAGCCGGGCCGAATCGTTGTCGTGCTGGAACCGGCTGTACACGCAGAGCCCGCTCACCCCTTGATCAATGGCAGCCTCCCCCACGGCCACCGCCACCTGCCGGCATACCTCGCGCAACCTGCTCACCGGCGGGAAGAGCACCCCGTTTCTCAAATCTGAAACCGGCACCTGCTCGGCCACGGCCCGGGCCGCGGCAGTGAAGAACCCGGGCCGCACCTGGCGGGCGCCGGAGGCGAGCACCCCCAGCCCGACACCGGGGAAGATGAAAACATTGTTGCCCTGGCCGATCCGGATCAGGCGAGCGCCAAAGGAAACCGGGGCAAAGGGACTGCCGGTGGCTACCAGGGCCCGGCCTTCGCTCCAGCGGACAATATCCTCGGGCTGGGCCTCGGCCTTGACCGTGGGGTTGGAAAGGGGCATGATCACCGGCTGTTCCGAGTTTGCCAGCATGGCCCGCACCACATCCTTGGTAAAGGAGCCAGGCTGGCCCGAGGTGCCGATCAGCACGGTTATTTTTTCGTTTATGATCGTGTTGAGCAGGGTGTTGTCCACCGGATTCCGCAGCCACGGCAACCCTTGCGGGTCCTTGGCAAACTTCTGTTTATAGGGTTCCAGCTTACGATCATTGGTCACCAGCCCCCGGCTGTCCACGGTAAAGATCCGCGACCGGGCCTCGGCCGGAGACAGCCCGTCTTCAACCAGTCCCGCCTCAAGTTGTTCGGCAATACCCACTCCGCCGGCCCCGGCGCCGTGGATCAGGTAATCCTGGTCACTGATCCGCTCGCCCTTGATCCTCATCGCGGCCAGGATTCCGGCCAGGGTCACTGCGCCGGTACCCTGGATATCGTCGTTAAAAGAGATCAGATCGTGGAGATAGGCATCACGGATGGCAAAGGCGTTCTGTTTGGAAAAGTCCTCCCACTGGCAGAGGGCATTGGGATAGACGGTGCGAAAGGCCCGGGCAAAACGCTGGACGAACCGGACATACTCCTCACCCTGCAGCCGGGTATGACGCCAGCCGAGATAGTTGGGATCATTGAGCAACTCCTGGTTGTCGGTACCCACGTCCAGGGAGATGGGCAGACAGTGCCAGGGCGCGATCCCGGCCCCCTGGGTATAAAGCATCAGCTTGCCGAGACAGATGGCGATCCCGCCCGCCCCCTGGTCGCCGATGCCGAGGATCCCCTGGTTGTCGGTAACCACGGCCACCCGGATGTCGCGATGGCCGTACTGGAGCAGAATATCCTCGGCCAGGTCGATATTGTCCGGATAGAAATGAATACCATTGGCCATCCGGAACATTGACGAGTAACGCTGGCAGGCAAGACCCACCGTGGGGGTGTAGATGATCGGCATCAGCCGCTCAATGTCCCGGGCGATCAAGGCATGGGCCATGGTAACGTTGCGGTCGAACAGGGAACGGACATAGATGAACTTCTCGATGTCCTCCTGTTTATTGTTAAAGACCTCAAGCCCGTTCTGCACCTGGCCTTGCAGGGACCGAATCGCCGGCGGCACCAGGCCGGAGATTTTCAGGCTCCGCCGCTCCTCCTCGGTAAACGAGGTCCCCTTGTTGGTATAATTGTTGCGCAGTACCTGGACCCCACGGCCGGAGACCCGGATTTCCCTGGTATTGCCATAGTCGTCGTAAACAAGCTCATAGGTTTTCTCAGGCATGGCAGCTCTCCTTGAAGATGTGCCGATCAGGACCTTGCTGATATTTCTTCATCTCTTTGCTGTTAAATAAAGCACTTACCAGGGAAATACAAGAAATTCCGTTTTCTACCGGACCTGCCCGACAAAAATGTCAAAAAACTTCGACAAAGGCCGATGAGTTCGCTACAGTTAAGCAAAAAGGCGGCTGATCCGGTCATTGCCGGTAAACTCCAGGTCTGTAAGCGGTTACAGGGTGCCGGAGATGCAAGGCATTGCCGCCCGTCACCAGTAAACCCTTTGCAGCCCACGATGCCGAAAAAAAAGCGTGTTCCAGAGACAGAGCCCGCCACCCCGGACCAGCCGCCGGGCAAGGCCCGGATCCAAAAAAAGAAATTCAACCAGACCATCTACCTGGACTGGTGCAAGGCCTGCGGCATCTGTATCGCCTTCTGTCCCAGCCAGGTATTTGATGCCGATGAAAACGGCCGGCCGCTGGTAGCCCGGCCGGATGCCTGCACCGGCTGCCGGTTCTGCGAACAGCACTGCCCCGACTTTGCCATTTCCATTACTGAACCCGGGGCCGGGCCGGAGGCAAAAGAGCGATGAAGAACAGGCCGGAAATCCGGAGAAGACTGATCCAGGGCAACGAGGCCATTGTCGAAGGGGCCCTGGCCGCCGGCTGCCGCTTCTTTGCCGGCTATCCCATCACCCCGGCCTCGGAGATCGGCGAGTTGATGGCCACCCGGCTGCCGGAAGTGGACGGCACCTTTATCCAGATGGAGGACGAGATCGCCGGCATGGGCGCAGTGGTCGGCGCCTCCCTGGCCGGGGTCAAGAGCCTGACCGCCACCAGCGGTCCCGGGTTTTCCCTGATCCAGGAAAATCTGGGCTTTGCCTGTATCGCCGAGGTGCCCTGCGTGGTGGTCAACGTGATGCGCGGCGGCCCCAGCACCGGCCTGCCCACCTGCCCGGCCCAGGGCGACGTGCTCCAGGCCCGCTGGGGAACCCACGGCGATCATCCGATCATCGTGCTGGCGGTCTCCTCGGTTATTGACAGCTTCAACATAACGGTCATTGCCTTCAACCTCTCGGAAAAGTACCGGGTGCCGGTGATCATCCTGTCGGACGAGACAGTGGCCCATACCCGGGAGAGCGTGGTCCTGCCGCCGGCCGGGTCCATTGCGGTGGTGGACCGGATCATCCCCACCGTGCCCCCGGAATGGTATCACCCTTACGAGGGCAACAGCCGGGGAGTACCGGCCATGGCCCCGTTCGGCAGCGGCTACCGCCACCACGTCACCGGCCTGGTCCACGACCGGCACGGGTATCCCACCCAGCAGCCCGAGGAGGTCGACGCCTTTACCAGGCGTCTGCACCGCAAGATCAGCAACGGGTTTCATGACATCCATATTGTCCGCCGGCTCCACCTGGAAGATGCCGAGGTGGCGGTGATCGCCTACGGCTCGGTGGGCCGCACCGCGCAACGGGCCGTGGCCATGGCCCGCAACAAGGGGATCAAGGCCGGACTTATCCAGTTGATCACCCTGTTCCCCTTTCCCAAGGAAGCAGTGGTCAACGTACTCCGTCAGTGCCGGGCCGTACTGGTGCCGGAGATGAACATGGGCCAGATCAGCCGCGAGGTCCGGCGGGTCTCTCCGGGCGATACCAAGATCCATAAGTTGAACCGGGTGGACGGCCTGCCCATTGATCCGGACCAGCTCTTTAAAGAACTCCAACTGCTCTGAGCGGTTGCCAAAGGAGAAGGAACATGCCAGTGGCGATGAGTACAATCCGCCAGGAATATCTCCGGCACGACAAGAAATTCCCCCATG of Desulfobacterales bacterium contains these proteins:
- a CDS encoding NAD-dependent epimerase/dehydratase family protein, with the translated sequence MTLKKLNCWEFKKCGRGPGRTSTDELGICPAARENRLNGVHGGRYSGRACWTVAGTFCGGRVQGTFAKKSDACKACDFYNLVLGEEGPDFQQPVALLKRLKRPGRIVDISTRTFGVLIGGSGLIGGALMHYFKTETRNEVEVIAPNSKRLSLREPEDIRIYFQRYKPDFIINCAVSAINSDARLSYETNYLGSINLAKVAMALKIPYIHFSSAATLPMGENFTEQDHSPLTADLPFYPRSKLMAEMTLRHLGETRGLDCTIIRLGVVYGKHDHKIQGFQRMLFSIVDQAMLFLPTRRGVMHSYTNSKKIPPFVHYILENRDEFSGETYHFVDRNPVELGQLILAIRSYLDLNFPKELYLPYPLVKRGRIWLEFLLRRLNRIGIEARMPAELMFLEYFFNTQSLSADKLHQSSYGDSSPDITIYTELPDMIKYYCTRWKHLNLISAGAGEITDVSGGVDEFIRSPDELVNDLHQREKDYFTDYDSLSE
- a CDS encoding glycosyltransferase family 9 protein, giving the protein MNIRLQRKIDRTAGSFLCGLLSLLPRREPTSRTRKPERILVIILSEMGSLALARPMFETIRQNYPTASLSVLMFEKNREFLEILDLVPAGNILTIRDSSLPAMALDSLGAIKRMRRQRIDTVIDCELFSRISSIFSFMSGARIRVGFHPHTQEGLYRGSYINRPVPYNPYQHISQQFVTMADAIESDQVPRSKRLVGENLYRLPPAQVGPDELKGFNTRLHNDFPAIADRKLVLLYPGGGLLPIRAWPIDKYCRVAAELIRQGHTVGIIGLPGDKETAARILAFCRSEHCIDLTGYTVTVREVIVLFNLAALLITNDGGPGHFAALTPIPFIIFYGPETPVLYAPLAARARIFYVPLACSPCLTAYNHRDSPCDGNNLCLRAVRVKEVLAAARELLGGPLPGIGPATSTGMAGPGFGPQPQQSSKNLPPGAGLVRNNLHINH
- a CDS encoding PilZ domain-containing protein produces the protein MDAQKVFVKPDNSVDIQCPRCFRSKTVRIGQLIPNKHLLKIRCVCNTVFTVALEFRKQYRKETRLNGCYRNLTEPDEIREKAAAQPEVLVHYGGGNERRTPANCTIANLSRGGVGIIVKVPHNIRAGHELYVEFALDNSVGSIIEKNVLVRVVNHDYVGCQFTDPDQFDATLGFHLL
- a CDS encoding NAD-dependent malic enzyme; this encodes MPEKTYELVYDDYGNTREIRVSGRGVQVLRNNYTNKGTSFTEEERRSLKISGLVPPAIRSLQGQVQNGLEVFNNKQEDIEKFIYVRSLFDRNVTMAHALIARDIERLMPIIYTPTVGLACQRYSSMFRMANGIHFYPDNIDLAEDILLQYGHRDIRVAVVTDNQGILGIGDQGAGGIAICLGKLMLYTQGAGIAPWHCLPISLDVGTDNQELLNDPNYLGWRHTRLQGEEYVRFVQRFARAFRTVYPNALCQWEDFSKQNAFAIRDAYLHDLISFNDDIQGTGAVTLAGILAAMRIKGERISDQDYLIHGAGAGGVGIAEQLEAGLVEDGLSPAEARSRIFTVDSRGLVTNDRKLEPYKQKFAKDPQGLPWLRNPVDNTLLNTIINEKITVLIGTSGQPGSFTKDVVRAMLANSEQPVIMPLSNPTVKAEAQPEDIVRWSEGRALVATGSPFAPVSFGARLIRIGQGNNVFIFPGVGLGVLASGARQVRPGFFTAAARAVAEQVPVSDLRNGVLFPPVSRLREVCRQVAVAVGEAAIDQGVSGLCVYSRFQHDNDSARLEELINKMFWEPDYLPMVPV
- a CDS encoding 4Fe-4S binding protein, producing MPKKKRVPETEPATPDQPPGKARIQKKKFNQTIYLDWCKACGICIAFCPSQVFDADENGRPLVARPDACTGCRFCEQHCPDFAISITEPGAGPEAKER
- a CDS encoding 2-oxoacid:acceptor oxidoreductase subunit alpha, giving the protein MKNRPEIRRRLIQGNEAIVEGALAAGCRFFAGYPITPASEIGELMATRLPEVDGTFIQMEDEIAGMGAVVGASLAGVKSLTATSGPGFSLIQENLGFACIAEVPCVVVNVMRGGPSTGLPTCPAQGDVLQARWGTHGDHPIIVLAVSSVIDSFNITVIAFNLSEKYRVPVIILSDETVAHTRESVVLPPAGSIAVVDRIIPTVPPEWYHPYEGNSRGVPAMAPFGSGYRHHVTGLVHDRHGYPTQQPEEVDAFTRRLHRKISNGFHDIHIVRRLHLEDAEVAVIAYGSVGRTAQRAVAMARNKGIKAGLIQLITLFPFPKEAVVNVLRQCRAVLVPEMNMGQISREVRRVSPGDTKIHKLNRVDGLPIDPDQLFKELQLL